From a single Bacillus pumilus genomic region:
- a CDS encoding SDR family oxidoreductase has translation MRHALITAGSKGLGRKVTESLLNMGYSVTVNYRSDDEAVRQMKEDLQAYEEKLQFVQGDVTNKEDLKHMVELAAERFGRIDALINNAGPYIFERKKLADYSEDEWYQMMEGNLSAVFHLFRMVIPMMRKQGFGRIVTYGFQGADHAPGWMHRSAFGAAKVGLASLTKTIAIEEAESGITANMVCPGKIVGDMKESTIEEARQIKDDETPIGRSGTGEDIGRIISFLCDDRSDLITGTVIEATGGLNVIHRH, from the coding sequence GTGCGACACGCATTAATAACAGCGGGTTCTAAAGGACTTGGCAGGAAAGTCACCGAGTCTTTACTGAATATGGGGTATTCTGTCACAGTGAATTATCGAAGTGATGATGAAGCTGTGCGGCAGATGAAAGAAGACTTACAGGCATACGAAGAAAAGCTTCAATTTGTTCAAGGAGATGTGACAAACAAAGAAGATTTAAAACACATGGTAGAGCTGGCAGCAGAGCGATTTGGGCGAATTGACGCTTTGATCAATAATGCCGGACCTTATATTTTTGAACGGAAAAAACTCGCGGATTATTCCGAAGATGAATGGTATCAAATGATGGAAGGCAACCTATCTGCTGTGTTCCATTTGTTCCGAATGGTGATTCCGATGATGAGAAAGCAAGGCTTTGGCCGTATTGTCACATATGGCTTCCAAGGGGCAGACCATGCGCCGGGATGGATGCACAGATCAGCTTTCGGAGCGGCAAAAGTAGGGCTGGCGTCATTGACGAAAACCATTGCGATTGAAGAAGCCGAAAGCGGCATTACCGCCAATATGGTTTGCCCAGGCAAAATCGTTGGAGACATGAAAGAGTCGACAATAGAAGAAGCACGACAGATCAAAGACGATGAAACGCCGATTGGCAGGTCTGGTACTGGAGAGGATATCGGTCGCATCATTTCCTTTTTATGCGATGACCGCTCAGACCTCATTACAGGGACCGTTATTGAAGCAACAGGTGGTCTTAACGTCATTCACAGACACTAA
- a CDS encoding phosphotransferase, with translation MKKTLQALFDQPIVSVKTLGEQYDGRANGVWLISFQDQTEYVIKSPKTAREESEFVYGINMIYGVKAHKVQAHLDQINEKLAQTNSFHIPEVVRKVKKAGKLYHVMKKVEGTPLTSFEGRSSDFYKDYGRKLAQLHSFRIHSFGAVYGAEKRQLREFHALLKKAVSKLISRYYADQPEFQCYGAMVQQKIEKLTSPDSASLILIDLDPSQYIEKDDQVTSLVDTEYVVFGPTAFDFIALEYLLTKEAAHDVQLGYEEICPIPHQLHEVRECYRFVSLLLDIHGSWDLNKWMNHPILFYPRR, from the coding sequence ATGAAGAAAACGCTTCAAGCTTTGTTTGATCAGCCGATCGTATCAGTTAAAACGTTAGGAGAACAATACGACGGACGCGCTAATGGTGTGTGGTTGATCTCCTTTCAGGATCAAACGGAATATGTGATAAAATCTCCTAAAACTGCTAGAGAAGAAAGTGAATTTGTGTATGGGATCAACATGATCTATGGAGTAAAAGCCCATAAAGTACAAGCGCATCTCGATCAAATCAATGAAAAGCTGGCTCAGACGAATTCCTTTCATATTCCGGAAGTTGTTCGTAAAGTGAAGAAGGCGGGGAAACTCTATCATGTCATGAAAAAAGTAGAAGGAACTCCCTTAACATCTTTTGAGGGACGTTCATCAGATTTCTATAAGGATTACGGTAGGAAACTAGCGCAACTTCATTCCTTTCGTATCCACTCTTTCGGTGCAGTATACGGAGCTGAAAAGAGGCAGTTAAGAGAATTCCATGCTCTGTTAAAAAAGGCTGTTTCGAAGCTCATAAGCCGCTATTACGCTGATCAGCCTGAATTTCAATGTTATGGAGCCATGGTGCAGCAAAAAATTGAAAAGCTAACTTCTCCTGATTCAGCCAGCCTCATTTTAATTGATTTAGATCCGTCGCAATATATTGAAAAAGATGATCAAGTGACGAGTCTAGTTGATACGGAGTATGTCGTATTTGGACCAACTGCATTTGATTTTATTGCATTGGAATACCTGTTGACGAAAGAGGCTGCACACGATGTTCAATTGGGCTATGAGGAGATTTGCCCGATTCCTCACCAGCTTCATGAAGTGAGAGAATGCTATCGTTTTGTTTCGCTGCTACTCGATATCCACGGCTCATGGGATCTGAACAAGTGGATGAACCACCCTATCCTGTTTTACCCGCGTCGATAA
- the argH gene encoding argininosuccinate lyase, producing MKKLWGGRFQKTPEKWVDEFGASIHFDKQLVKEDLTGSLAHASMLNKCGILDDEEAAAIKDGLNTLMKKAEADELEFSVDYEDIHLNLEKMLIDEIGPLGGKLHTARSRNDQVATDMHLYLNNQVEHIIELISSFQTVLVEKAEQHVETIFPGYTHLQRAQPISFAHHMLAYFWMLERDKARFQDSLKRINVSPLGCGALAGTTFPIDREYTAELLGFDHIYENSLDGVSDRDFILEFLSNSSLVMMHLSRFCEEIILWCSQEFKFIELDDTYATGSSMMPQKKNPDMAELIRGKTGRVYGNLMGLLTIMKGLPLTYNKDLQEDKEGMFDTVKTIAGSLQIFTGMIQTMTVNEDVMKKATKEDFSNATEVADYLAKKGMPFREAHEIVGKLVYTCIQKGIYLSDLSFETFTEASDLFEQDIYTVLDPYVAVEKRTSAGGTGFKQIQLALEKAKACLA from the coding sequence ATGAAAAAGCTTTGGGGAGGCCGATTTCAAAAAACACCAGAAAAATGGGTCGATGAGTTTGGCGCGTCCATCCATTTCGACAAACAATTAGTCAAAGAAGATCTGACCGGCTCCCTTGCTCATGCAAGTATGCTGAACAAATGCGGTATCCTAGACGATGAGGAGGCCGCTGCGATCAAAGATGGACTGAATACACTCATGAAAAAGGCAGAGGCAGATGAACTTGAATTCTCAGTGGATTATGAGGACATTCATTTAAACCTTGAAAAGATGCTGATTGATGAGATTGGTCCGCTTGGCGGCAAATTGCACACAGCGAGAAGCCGGAATGATCAGGTCGCAACCGATATGCACTTATATTTGAATAACCAAGTGGAGCATATCATTGAATTGATCTCTTCCTTTCAAACAGTGCTTGTAGAAAAAGCAGAACAGCACGTTGAAACGATTTTTCCTGGATATACACACTTGCAGCGTGCACAGCCTATTTCCTTTGCTCATCATATGCTCGCCTATTTCTGGATGCTAGAGCGTGACAAAGCGCGTTTCCAAGATTCATTAAAGCGAATTAACGTGTCTCCACTTGGATGCGGGGCGTTAGCAGGAACGACATTCCCGATTGATCGTGAATATACAGCAGAGCTGCTTGGCTTTGACCACATTTACGAAAACAGCCTTGATGGCGTGAGTGATCGGGATTTCATTTTAGAGTTTTTGTCTAACAGCAGCCTTGTGATGATGCATCTCTCACGTTTTTGTGAGGAAATCATTTTATGGTGCTCGCAAGAATTCAAATTCATTGAACTCGATGACACGTATGCAACAGGCAGCAGCATGATGCCGCAGAAGAAAAACCCGGATATGGCTGAATTAATCCGCGGGAAAACAGGCCGCGTGTATGGCAACCTGATGGGGCTTCTCACGATTATGAAAGGCTTGCCGCTTACGTATAACAAAGATTTGCAAGAAGATAAGGAAGGCATGTTTGATACAGTGAAAACCATCGCTGGCAGCCTCCAAATCTTCACCGGCATGATCCAAACGATGACAGTGAACGAAGATGTCATGAAAAAGGCAACAAAAGAAGATTTCTCAAATGCGACAGAAGTGGCAGACTACCTTGCGAAAAAAGGCATGCCATTCCGTGAAGCACACGAAATCGTTGGCAAGCTTGTGTATACATGTATTCAAAAAGGCATCTATCTAAGTGATCTTTCTTTTGAAACATTCACAGAAGCAAGCGATCTCTTTGAACAAGACATTTACACTGTTCTTGATCCATATGTGGCTGTTGAAAAAAGAACAAGTGCAGGAGGTACTGGATTCAAACAAATTCAGCTCGCTTTAGAAAAAGCAAAAGCCTGCCTAGCGTAA
- a CDS encoding argininosuccinate synthase — protein sequence MSQNKKVVLAYSGGLDTSVAVKWLQEQGYEVVACCLDVGEGKDLAFVQQKALQVGAVQSYMIDAKEEFAEEFALAALQAHTMYEGKYPLVSALSRPLIAKKLVEVAEKENAVAVAHGCTGKGNDQVRFEVSIKALNPDLEVLAPVREWKWSRDEEIDYAQKHGIPIPINLDSPYSIDQNLWGRSNECGILEDPWAAPPEGAYDLTNPLEKTPDTPEIIEITFEKGKPTAIDGIQYSLSDLILHLNEVAGQHGVGRIDHVENRLVGIKSREVYECPGAVTLLKAHKELEDLTLVKEVAHFKPIIEQKMAELIYNGLWFSPLKSALDAFLQETQKNVTGVVRVKLFKGHAIVEGRKSPYSLYDENLATYTKADEFDHDAAVGFINLWGLPTKVNSIVNKKEQVKA from the coding sequence ATGTCACAAAATAAAAAAGTCGTATTAGCATATTCCGGAGGTCTTGATACCTCTGTTGCAGTTAAATGGTTACAAGAACAAGGATACGAAGTCGTTGCTTGCTGCCTTGACGTAGGCGAAGGAAAAGATTTAGCATTCGTTCAACAAAAAGCCCTTCAAGTCGGTGCTGTTCAATCTTACATGATCGACGCAAAAGAAGAATTTGCTGAAGAATTTGCACTTGCTGCACTACAAGCTCACACGATGTATGAAGGAAAATACCCGCTAGTATCTGCGTTATCTCGTCCGCTTATTGCCAAAAAATTAGTGGAAGTCGCAGAGAAAGAAAATGCAGTAGCCGTTGCACACGGATGTACTGGAAAAGGAAACGACCAAGTTCGTTTTGAAGTATCCATTAAAGCATTGAACCCAGACCTAGAAGTTCTTGCACCAGTGCGTGAGTGGAAATGGTCTCGTGATGAAGAAATCGATTATGCACAAAAGCACGGTATTCCAATTCCGATTAACTTAGACAGCCCATATTCAATCGATCAAAACCTTTGGGGCAGAAGTAACGAATGCGGGATTTTAGAAGATCCTTGGGCTGCGCCGCCAGAAGGTGCATATGATCTAACGAATCCACTTGAAAAAACACCTGATACACCAGAAATCATTGAAATCACATTTGAAAAAGGAAAACCAACAGCGATTGACGGTATCCAGTATTCATTATCTGATCTCATCCTTCATTTAAATGAAGTCGCTGGTCAGCATGGTGTTGGAAGAATCGATCACGTTGAAAACCGTCTTGTGGGGATCAAATCTCGTGAAGTGTACGAGTGCCCAGGTGCTGTCACACTTCTAAAAGCACATAAAGAGCTTGAAGACTTAACGCTTGTGAAGGAAGTTGCGCACTTTAAGCCAATCATTGAACAAAAAATGGCTGAATTAATATACAACGGCTTATGGTTCTCACCACTCAAATCAGCACTAGATGCCTTCTTACAAGAAACACAAAAGAACGTAACAGGTGTGGTCCGTGTGAAACTATTTAAAGGCCATGCGATTGTAGAAGGACGTAAATCACCATATTCACTTTACGATGAAAATCTAGCGACTTATACAAAAGCAGATGAATTCGATCATGATGCAGCGGTAGGATTTATTAACCTTTGGGGCTTACCAACAAAAGTAAACAGCATCGTGAACAAAAAGGAGCAGGTTAAAGCATGA
- a CDS encoding MogA/MoaB family molybdenum cofactor biosynthesis protein, with the protein MSVEEHKREAKTRLYVKVITVSDTRTKETDKSGRLMIDLLKEQGHLILAYDIVKDDIGAIQDVVLEGTGEPKIDAVLLNGGTGIAARDVTIESITPLFSKELPGFGELFRMLSYTEDIGSAAILSRAAAGVVNQKAVFATPGSTGAVRLAMTKLIIPELPHVIRELEKDQK; encoded by the coding sequence ATGAGTGTTGAAGAACATAAACGTGAGGCGAAGACGAGGCTTTATGTCAAAGTCATTACAGTCAGTGATACAAGAACGAAAGAAACAGATAAAAGCGGCCGCCTGATGATTGATTTGCTCAAAGAACAGGGACATCTCATTCTTGCATACGATATTGTCAAAGATGACATTGGAGCGATCCAAGACGTTGTACTAGAGGGAACAGGCGAACCAAAAATAGATGCCGTCTTGTTAAATGGAGGGACGGGAATTGCCGCAAGGGATGTCACCATTGAATCCATCACGCCTCTTTTCTCCAAAGAGCTACCTGGCTTTGGTGAACTCTTCCGCATGCTGAGCTATACAGAAGACATTGGTTCCGCAGCTATTTTGTCACGGGCAGCGGCCGGGGTCGTCAATCAAAAAGCCGTCTTTGCTACACCAGGCTCAACCGGAGCTGTTCGCTTAGCCATGACAAAACTCATTATTCCAGAGCTTCCTCACGTCATACGAGAGCTTGAAAAAGATCAAAAATAG
- a CDS encoding acetate kinase, which produces MSKIIAINAGSSSLKFQLFDMPEETVLTKGLVERIGMDNSIFTISVDGEKKTEITDIPDHAVAVKMLLGKLTEFNIIKDFNEIDGVGHRVVHGGEKFSDSVLLTDEVINDIDQLSELAPLHNPANVVGIKAFKQILPDVPAIAVFDTAFHQTMPEQSYLYSLPYDYYKNFGIRKYGFHGTSHKFVTERAAELLGRPLEELRLISCHLGNGASIAAVEGGRSIDTSMGFTPLAGVAMGTRSGNIDPALIPFIMEKTGHTAEEVLSTLNKKSGLLGVSGLSSDLRDIEEATEEGNDRAEVALDIFASRIHKYIGSYAARMNGVDAIIFTAGIGENSSEVRARVLRGLEFMGVYWDPSLNNMRGEEAFISYPHSPVKVIVIPTNEEVMIARDVMRLA; this is translated from the coding sequence ATGTCCAAAATTATTGCAATCAACGCAGGAAGCTCATCTCTTAAATTCCAATTGTTCGACATGCCAGAAGAAACCGTTTTAACAAAAGGTCTTGTTGAAAGAATCGGAATGGATAACAGTATCTTCACGATTTCTGTAGATGGAGAAAAGAAAACAGAAATCACAGATATTCCAGATCATGCAGTAGCGGTCAAAATGCTGCTTGGGAAACTAACTGAATTCAACATCATCAAAGACTTTAACGAAATTGATGGTGTAGGACACCGCGTTGTTCACGGCGGAGAAAAATTCAGCGACTCTGTTCTATTAACAGACGAAGTGATCAATGACATTGATCAGCTTTCAGAGCTTGCACCACTGCATAACCCTGCAAACGTTGTAGGAATCAAAGCATTCAAACAAATTCTGCCTGACGTACCAGCGATCGCTGTGTTTGATACAGCTTTCCATCAAACAATGCCAGAGCAGTCTTACCTATACAGCCTTCCGTACGACTACTACAAAAACTTTGGTATTCGTAAATACGGATTCCACGGGACAAGCCATAAGTTCGTGACAGAGCGTGCGGCAGAGTTATTAGGCCGTCCTCTTGAAGAGCTTCGTTTGATCTCTTGCCACCTTGGAAATGGGGCAAGTATCGCAGCAGTTGAAGGCGGAAGATCAATCGATACGTCAATGGGCTTCACGCCACTTGCGGGTGTTGCAATGGGTACACGTTCAGGAAACATTGACCCTGCCCTAATTCCATTTATTATGGAGAAAACAGGACATACAGCTGAAGAAGTACTTTCTACTTTGAATAAGAAGAGTGGTCTCTTAGGTGTGTCTGGTCTATCAAGTGACCTTCGTGATATCGAAGAAGCAACAGAAGAAGGAAACGATCGTGCAGAAGTAGCGCTTGATATTTTTGCAAGCCGTATTCATAAATATATCGGTTCTTATGCAGCAAGAATGAATGGCGTAGATGCGATCATCTTCACAGCTGGAATCGGAGAAAATAGTTCAGAAGTAAGAGCACGTGTACTACGTGGTCTAGAATTCATGGGCGTATATTGGGATCCTTCCCTTAACAACATGAGAGGCGAAGAAGCATTTATCAGCTACCCGCACTCTCCTGTTAAAGTCATCGTTATTCCAACGAACGAAGAAGTCATGATTGCAAGAGACGTTATGCGCTTAGCATAA
- a CDS encoding class I SAM-dependent methyltransferase has protein sequence MQKDQVSTIFELLDTASIRLKKEQSISYIEALAEAGEAFFQANDRDGLLKDVIEKADFASYDHEQIRKAFQLAVLKGQKDISHPNRQMTPDTIGLFVSYLVNKFLEGQKELVVFDPAAGTGNLLLAVLNNLTAETKRGFASEIDDVLIKIAWAQANLEEKEVELFHQDSLEPLLISPVDVTVCSLPVGYYPNDERAKDYELKAKEGHAFAHYLFIEQSLRYTKEGGFLFFIIPNDLFEGKESVQLKDYIKDQAYMNALIQLPVSMFKDKKHAKSLFVMQKKKEGLEAPKRMLFANLPSFSQKESMVGVMRKLDQWFIEEKETKE, from the coding sequence TTGCAGAAAGATCAAGTGAGTACGATTTTTGAGCTGCTCGATACAGCTTCTATTCGATTAAAAAAGGAACAAAGCATCTCCTATATTGAAGCATTGGCAGAAGCGGGAGAAGCTTTTTTTCAAGCAAATGATCGAGACGGGTTATTAAAGGATGTAATAGAAAAAGCAGATTTTGCCTCTTACGATCATGAACAGATTCGTAAAGCGTTTCAGCTCGCCGTACTAAAAGGACAAAAGGATATATCCCATCCAAATCGTCAAATGACCCCAGATACGATCGGGCTGTTTGTCAGCTATTTGGTGAATAAATTTTTAGAAGGACAAAAAGAGCTTGTTGTCTTTGATCCAGCAGCGGGAACAGGGAACTTACTGCTTGCTGTCTTAAACAATCTGACCGCAGAAACGAAGCGCGGTTTTGCCTCTGAAATTGATGATGTGCTCATTAAAATTGCTTGGGCACAGGCGAATTTAGAAGAAAAGGAAGTCGAGCTTTTCCATCAAGACAGCCTTGAACCGCTTTTGATCTCTCCAGTAGATGTCACTGTATGCAGCCTCCCTGTCGGGTATTACCCAAATGATGAGCGAGCCAAAGACTATGAATTAAAGGCAAAAGAAGGACACGCCTTCGCCCATTATTTATTTATTGAACAAAGCCTTCGTTATACGAAAGAAGGCGGCTTCTTATTCTTCATCATTCCAAACGACTTGTTTGAAGGAAAAGAAAGCGTACAATTAAAGGATTACATCAAAGATCAGGCCTATATGAATGCGTTAATTCAACTGCCGGTCTCCATGTTCAAGGACAAAAAACACGCCAAAAGCTTATTCGTGATGCAAAAGAAAAAAGAAGGCTTGGAAGCACCAAAACGGATGCTCTTTGCCAATCTGCCGTCCTTCTCACAAAAGGAATCGATGGTGGGCGTGATGAGAAAATTAGACCAATGGTTTATAGAAGAAAAAGAAACGAAAGAATAG
- the tpx gene encoding thiol peroxidase, whose amino-acid sequence MASITFKGSPVTLVGNEVKVGEQAPDFTVLTNSLGEVSLSDLTGKVTIISVIPSIDTGVCDAQTRRFNEEAAGLGPVNIYTISADLPFAQARWCGANGIENVETLSDHRDMSFGEAFGVYMKELRLLARAVFVLDSNGKVVYTEYVSEATNHPNYEKAIEAAKSLL is encoded by the coding sequence TTGGCATCGATCACATTTAAAGGGAGCCCAGTAACGCTTGTAGGAAATGAAGTAAAAGTAGGCGAGCAGGCCCCTGATTTTACGGTATTAACGAACTCACTAGGGGAAGTTTCACTTTCTGATTTAACAGGAAAAGTGACGATCATCTCAGTGATTCCTTCTATTGATACAGGTGTGTGTGACGCACAAACAAGACGTTTCAATGAAGAGGCAGCCGGTTTAGGTCCGGTCAATATTTATACGATTAGTGCAGATCTTCCATTTGCACAAGCACGCTGGTGTGGAGCAAACGGAATTGAAAATGTTGAAACATTATCTGATCATAGAGATATGTCTTTTGGTGAAGCATTCGGTGTATACATGAAAGAATTGCGTTTATTAGCGCGTGCCGTTTTCGTGTTAGACTCAAACGGAAAAGTGGTTTACACTGAATACGTTAGCGAAGCAACGAATCATCCAAATTATGAAAAAGCCATTGAAGCTGCAAAATCACTGTTATAA
- the ytfJ gene encoding GerW family sporulation protein: protein MADHPIQGLMKTAMENLKEMIDVNTIIGDPVETPDGSVILTVSKVGFGFAAGGSEFNGNQKKEKRSDDQERKEPRLPFGGGSGGGVSITPIAFLIVGTNGVRMLHLDEHTHLLDKILDSAPQAIERLQHMFKKDERENRHKERKLDDIDL from the coding sequence ATGGCAGATCATCCAATCCAAGGTCTCATGAAGACAGCGATGGAAAACTTAAAAGAAATGATAGATGTGAATACAATCATCGGCGATCCAGTCGAAACCCCTGACGGCAGTGTCATTCTCACTGTATCAAAGGTTGGTTTTGGATTTGCAGCCGGTGGCAGTGAATTTAACGGGAACCAAAAGAAAGAAAAGCGTTCTGATGATCAAGAACGAAAAGAACCGAGACTCCCATTTGGCGGAGGAAGCGGCGGCGGGGTGTCGATTACACCAATTGCCTTCTTAATTGTCGGAACTAACGGCGTTCGAATGCTACATTTGGATGAACACACACATCTGCTTGATAAAATATTGGATTCTGCTCCTCAAGCAATTGAACGTCTTCAGCACATGTTTAAGAAAGATGAACGGGAGAACCGTCATAAAGAACGAAAACTAGATGACATAGACCTTTAA
- a CDS encoding DUF2953 domain-containing protein: MEEVSTVLYVWIAAFLFLVILLIFMKVTISLDYSHANDNDHLALKIITFYGIIRLKKDIPMVKVNPEDQTIDIREKKMASAKTPSQEKESMHKKVGKRDMKQILHQMERITKEIVDLNRIMRKFFIRIRIVSFHWSTWIGFHDAALTGVAAGGVWSVKGALLAFMQEHLTFKHKPVYEVIPAFQHNVSQTQFTCIAYFRIGHAMLAAIRLLVQWLKGRKARKSASLQATKNESSV, encoded by the coding sequence ATGGAGGAAGTGAGCACAGTGCTTTACGTTTGGATCGCAGCTTTTTTGTTCCTTGTGATCTTATTGATCTTCATGAAAGTGACCATTTCACTGGATTATTCACATGCAAATGACAATGACCATCTTGCGCTGAAGATCATCACCTTCTATGGAATCATCAGACTCAAAAAAGACATTCCGATGGTAAAGGTCAATCCGGAAGATCAAACGATTGATATTCGTGAAAAGAAAATGGCGAGCGCCAAAACGCCTAGTCAAGAAAAAGAATCCATGCATAAAAAAGTGGGAAAGCGTGATATGAAGCAAATCCTTCATCAAATGGAGCGCATCACAAAAGAGATCGTCGATTTAAACCGGATCATGCGTAAGTTCTTCATTCGCATTAGAATTGTATCGTTTCACTGGTCAACATGGATTGGCTTTCATGACGCGGCTTTAACAGGCGTAGCAGCTGGAGGTGTGTGGTCAGTCAAAGGAGCGCTGCTTGCCTTTATGCAGGAGCATCTCACCTTTAAGCATAAACCAGTGTATGAAGTGATTCCTGCCTTTCAGCACAATGTGTCACAGACCCAGTTTACATGTATAGCTTATTTTCGTATTGGACATGCTATGCTTGCAGCCATTCGTTTACTTGTCCAATGGTTAAAAGGAAGAAAGGCGAGAAAAAGTGCCTCTCTTCAAGCAACGAAGAATGAATCATCTGTTTAA
- a CDS encoding RDD family protein: protein MDSTFDEVTESRSQEEESNPALAKRAVIEAQAFAGFWIRFWAFILDWLVVWGVNHLTVSPIFSVFGWSKGGGWFSPFSVTTTIVFLLYFAIMTKIFQQTLGKMVFGIKVVSLQPEKKLAWDVIFFREIVGRYINTLFVLYAIVGFTPKKQGVHDYFADTVVVHEHLYEKTESNV, encoded by the coding sequence ATGGATTCTACATTCGATGAAGTAACCGAAAGCCGTAGCCAAGAGGAAGAATCGAATCCGGCTCTTGCGAAGCGTGCAGTGATTGAAGCACAGGCGTTTGCAGGCTTTTGGATTAGGTTTTGGGCGTTTATTCTCGATTGGCTCGTCGTTTGGGGTGTCAACCATTTGACGGTTTCTCCAATTTTTAGTGTGTTTGGCTGGTCCAAAGGAGGCGGATGGTTTTCTCCATTTTCCGTCACAACGACGATTGTATTCCTGCTCTATTTTGCCATCATGACGAAAATCTTTCAGCAAACACTTGGTAAAATGGTGTTTGGGATTAAAGTGGTCTCGCTTCAGCCTGAGAAGAAGCTGGCATGGGATGTCATTTTCTTTAGAGAGATTGTGGGACGCTATATTAATACGCTTTTTGTTCTCTATGCAATTGTTGGGTTCACACCGAAAAAGCAAGGGGTTCATGATTACTTTGCCGATACGGTGGTCGTCCATGAACATCTATATGAAAAAACAGAATCAAACGTATAA
- the sppA gene encoding signal peptide peptidase SppA: MNAKRWVALIIALGVFGFSILISVTTALYESFNDNKMSYQFGDEIEEKVLEDGSGAGKIAVLEINGTIQDNGGASSLLGGEGYDHRAFLKELEKAKDDASVKGVLLRVNSPGGGVYESAEIHKKLEEVKKAKKPIYVSMGSMAASGGYYVSTPAKKIFASPETLTGSLGVIMQSLNYSKLADNLGIKYETIKSGKFKDIMSPNRDMTKDERDIMQSMVDNSYEGFVKVISEGRGMSKQDVKKIADGRIYDGTQAKSNGLVDELGYYEDALKAMKKNEKGLKGATVISYSQNFGWNSLFNMSASKLFKSEIDFLNLKETLAGSNGSKPMYLYSK; encoded by the coding sequence ATGAATGCGAAAAGATGGGTAGCGTTAATCATTGCACTTGGCGTTTTCGGATTTTCAATTTTGATTAGTGTCACGACAGCTTTGTATGAAAGCTTCAATGACAATAAAATGAGCTATCAATTTGGTGATGAAATAGAAGAGAAGGTACTAGAGGATGGGAGCGGTGCTGGGAAAATTGCAGTTCTTGAGATTAATGGAACTATTCAAGATAATGGTGGTGCATCAAGTCTTTTAGGCGGAGAAGGTTATGATCATCGTGCATTCCTCAAAGAACTAGAAAAAGCGAAAGATGATGCTTCAGTAAAAGGTGTACTGCTACGCGTAAACTCTCCTGGTGGCGGTGTCTATGAAAGTGCGGAAATACATAAGAAATTAGAAGAAGTGAAAAAAGCGAAGAAGCCGATTTATGTTTCTATGGGGTCAATGGCAGCTTCGGGCGGCTACTACGTATCAACTCCAGCCAAGAAAATCTTTGCTTCACCTGAAACATTAACAGGATCGTTAGGTGTGATCATGCAAAGCTTGAATTATTCAAAGCTGGCAGATAATTTAGGCATTAAATATGAAACAATTAAGAGTGGAAAATTTAAAGACATCATGTCACCAAATCGTGATATGACAAAAGATGAGCGCGACATCATGCAAAGTATGGTCGATAACTCGTATGAAGGGTTTGTCAAGGTCATCTCTGAAGGACGCGGCATGTCAAAACAAGATGTGAAGAAAATTGCTGACGGCCGGATCTATGACGGAACACAGGCAAAATCGAACGGATTAGTCGATGAACTAGGATATTATGAAGATGCATTAAAAGCAATGAAGAAAAATGAAAAAGGCTTAAAAGGAGCGACAGTGATCAGCTATTCTCAAAACTTTGGCTGGAACTCTCTCTTCAATATGAGTGCAAGCAAACTCTTTAAAAGCGAAATTGATTTTCTCAATCTAAAAGAAACACTGGCTGGCTCAAACGGGTCTAAACCGATGTATCTCTATTCAAAATAA